CATAAAAGGAGCAGTGTAGGATGTAATGTTTAATGTCCTCTACTTGTCCCTGGCCATAGGGGCAGAGGCACTGTTCCACAGAAACTTTGTGAAATCTACCCTCAAGCTATGCTGAGGGCACGGTTTAAAAACAAACTGGTAAACGCCTTCCTTCATGGTGCACTGGTGAGGTTGAGTATGTACTGCAAAGTGGATCTGTTTTTCTTGGAGTGAGGATACCACAGGGAGAACTTTGAATGTTGGACCAAACGGTATCTTGGCTGGCATCCCATTCAAGGAGCCAATCATGGATTTGTTCCTCTAGAGAAGGCAGAGTACATTTGTAGAATATGGGATAGCATATTTGCCCACTGACttccctcttggtagtgccaacAGGATGATTTAACTAGAAGGTCTTCTGGAAGGCTGACAGATTTCATAAAGTACTTTAGCAGTATCAGATGGACTCTAACAGAGATTGTGGGCAGCCTGGCCTCCATTCTTAGATGTGCAGCAGTGATCCCATCTTATGATTATTCAGCAGTCAGTTAAGACACAACAAgcagcaggtaatttgtgttcactttgaatctgtactactttaaaaaaaaaaaacatacagcaataattaaaaataaatgctatATCCATCATGTCCAAAACTTCAGATTCATTTCCCATAagcctcacagttctcctgcttggtttaatttccttcaggatggtgttaacAGCAAGATAGCAgtaggccttaagccaatctgactgaaatagtaggccttaaccctctgaattgcACCTTCTTACCATATatagttactcatgctctgctTTATGAGCtccctagagaacaaaagccccccaattcttgaaaccccaactcttttaagggatggaaatCTATAGGAGCCCTTATTTCTTTCTCCCCTTTCTTCACTCAGGTGATACAGGCCTCGAGCAGCAGCCCTCCTCCTAGCTTTCCAGGATGTGTTTTCTTAGTAGAGCTCTGAGGAGCTGATATGAACTCTTCTTGCCTTGATGCGTCTTCCtctgaataaagttgtggcatgttttaatgatacttcTTCGAGTCTGCCTCTTTTCCTTCTATCTAAAAAGTGgtgtattttaaaagttgtaaacaCATGATATAGCCTCTGAGCGCAGAAGAAATCTATGGTTGATGACTGGtaggataatggcttactcaaagtagtctcattggaattaaaaggacattagatATTCTTTAACAagtgcttttaatttcagtaggataacgttgagtaatgttcctcattttGTCAGTCGCtacctctttcttgctgtattctcctCAAAGTAGGATGGATTAtaggcatttttattttatatacacacacaccagtcttgtgccctgtgggatgctttggctaatgtcagattctttgagaacgaTCTGTGTTGGGTGCTGGtgggtttacctcacaggattttccCATTGTTCTCCCCTCCCGCAGGTGGCAGCATTCTTTAGAGGGCAAAGGGGAggattttcttctctcccccactgcagccactactgcccacagagaggagcTGCAAAAATTGCCACTCCTCACTGTAGGCAAATGCTTACTTTGCCTCTCCATTACTCTGCCACTGGGTGACACAGGCAAGGGAAGAGAGCAGGGCCAGGCAGGTGAGGCAACACCCATAGGGTGGGGTAGCTGCAATCACTTCCCTGTGGTGCtatcacctcaccctgcctcatggggCAGCTATCCTCAGCAATACCCCTCCCCATGTTTCCAAGGGCACACAAGCAGACAAGGATGCTCCATGGTGGCTTACTGGTCCCAGACACCAAAGAGCTGTTCAACAATTAAGTGGGCCAACTGCTATAACCCTACTGATAATGTTCTTTTGTACTGTAAGTACAGGTAGAAGTGTTCTTTACATACCCCGGGTTTCCGCGCATATAAGCCTTGAAGTCACTTATAAGCAAGCCTTTGAACCTTGCTATAAACCTTCCCTCTCCAGAACTCTAAATGCCACTCCTGCTGCAATTGCCACCTACAGATTACAGGCATTTACAGGCATTTTGGAAGACATTACAGGTGTTTTGGAAGACAATGTGGTGATTTTATTTAAGTTTTCTCTCAACTGTGCTGCAATATAAAACCTCTTCCTCCTGGAATAAGGAAAGGGAATTGCTTCTTTCAGACACTTGAAGGCAAACAGGAAATACCACAGATGGCCCAGGAGGGAATCACCTCCCACCTAGACCAGAAGGGAACTCCTCTTCAAAGGAACAGCATCATACAAGGGACCAAGCCAGGAAGGCCTGCAACCCCATCAATTGCATTTCCTCAGAAGTGAAGTCCATACACAGCCTGATCCTCAGTTCCCCTTGGAAGATACCAGTCCCGTAGCTTCACATGGCTATACATGACTCACCAAGTTGTTCTTCTATTGTGATCTCCAGATGGACATCAAGATAGATGAGCCCACTCCAGGCACCACGCTGATGCATGTTAATTACATGCCCATTAGACATCACCTTTCGGATTATCGCCGTGAAGTGCATGGCAGTAGCATTGCGCTTGTTAGCCACAAGGTGGGCTGTGGCTTTCATCTTGGGAGGAACCACCACTTGCTTTGTGCAGGTCTCATAAATACTCCTCACCACAGTGACAGCCCTCTCATTGTCCTGGCTGTACTCCAGTATAGCAGTCATGTCCATGATTTTAAATTGATGAGAAGTTGCCACACCAACCCCCCACAGGGAATTCCAGAAAACTCTGTCAGCAACTTGGGTTTCCCAAGTCATGGTGAAGATGTGGCTCTGTGGTATCTCACTTCTGTTGATATAGGTCTCCTTCTTTAAGAGACAGCGGTAGCAATTCACATTGGAGGGGTCACTCAGGGTCACACTTAATATTTCAAAGCTGGGGCTAATGAGGTCACCAATCACAGGCTGGAAATAACAGCTGTCATCCGCAGAATGCTTGGCCGCTTCAATGGTGTGGAAATTCCTGTAGACTCTAGCCAAGAAGAGACCATTACAGGCCCGGAAAGCTACCTTATTGTCTCTATGAAATACTTCAAATTGCAAGGATGAATGTTCTGAGTACTGGACAGGCAAAATGGGATGGCTTTGGCATCTACCAATAGGCCTCAGGGCAAGGTACCCACCAACCCAGTCTCTCAGCAGAATTTTTTCAGAGGGCAGAAGTGTGATGCGGAACTTGCTTGACATCTTCTTTTCAACATCACCCTGGATTGCCCGGCTATCGTCTCTGCCCAGCGAGTCCCAGAACATGAGGTTGTCCATCTGGAAAGCCaccccttcttctgcatgaatgAAGGCTTCGAGTTGACCCAGTCCTTTCAGTTCCCTACAGGAAGAGAACTGATATGGTAGGAGATGTGAGCACATATTAAGGGAATTACTCATGCCCATGTCATAGACATACCTATCATCTCCCCCATCTTCCCACTTATCTCTGGCTTTTAAGTTGAAGTACTTATGCAATTCCCTTGTTCAGAATGTCCATGGACAGCATCTGACCATATGCTTCTTATGTCCAGTGCAACAACTCCTGCTCCCCATGCTGAAGGacccaaaaggaacactctgcacatgtttaAGTATGCTTTATACAAGAGACATACTTTCAGGTGAGCATGCATGGGTCCATGATGTTAATGAGAAAACAAGCTTCAGGAAGTTCAATAAAACCTCCTTCCATGCATGTGTGCTTAGAATGGCAGCCTATATGTCCCAGTGCAAGCATCTGGGAGTCCAACCTGCCTCAGATGAAGCAATTTGGCCTGTTAAGAGGCAAAATCAACTTGCCAGTATCTGAAGCTATATAGGCAGTTATAAGTTAACTTCTCCAGAGATTAGGAAAGAAGCTATGCCATGATGTGAGTGGTCAGTTCCTGGCCAATGtcttctctccctcaccccaaTCAACCTCCGGCCCACTGAAATAAGTTAACCCCAACACTTAATTCTGGGGACCAAATtatacatgcaagcatgcagctttAAGGCCCACAGATAGGGGACCCAGAGCAAAATGGTCTTCTGAACCCATGCCTCCAAATTTTTAGCATTCCTTCTCTAGAGTGAAAAGGTGGCTTTTGAGATCACAACAGTAGAAGCAGTAGAGAATGCTACCCTAATATATACATGTGCTTAGATATATTTTTGTGAGGGGAAAGGGTGAAGcatgtccccaccaccactcccttCAAAGGATGCTTCTCAAGCTTAACACAAGGCCCAGTTGCATGGCCCAAACATGTATGGGCCACAGAACTCAGCCACAGTCCCACTTGCCTTCAAACCAAGCAATTTTATACAAACCATTTCGAAAGCTTCTGCCATTCTTGCAGCCCAATATCGGCAAGCTAAAAAAAATGAGAGATGTAAAGTTTGTGTGCAACTCTGAATAATGCAATAATTTAGCATCTCAGCAACAAGTGGAGACAGGCTGATCTGTTCTATCCTGTGCAGGGGTCAGATCCTAAACTATCATCCTcagtggcgtatctaggaaaaatagtgcctagggcaagcaatgaaattgcgccccctgtccaaacatctgacacccatctttcagataactttatcataatatcagctgaaaaaatacaagtcaagctcattaatctttttagtatttcaaaaattatttagcagtggacatagccagaccaaaaaatgctgggaaactacaaatttcagtatgctggggctcatgaaatacccaaatacgatgtggaggtatacttagaaaactaaacagaagtgcctgtctaattctctactatgcattgtagcatcactattacataagttttaaaaataaatggagaatttgacttttcccagatactctgaaaataattaaaggatatgcagagtaaactgtgtcactgcttggaatatattctagtatttcagaaagacagttaaaatgagagaaagagagcaagaaacttccagtgggtcttaatactaaggatttcacactgattcaaagacaaactcaccattagtagccatattattaagacatcacatttaactcactcatcacaacaaacaaagtaagagcaaatgaatacaatcctagctcataagcttcagctcattattcacaagccctgattctctgtacatagtgccaaaatgaatatgtgtacagttatttatattatattgaattaaaaataatacctgtagtcccttcggggagcttcctaaaggctgtgggggaggtctgcaaaggtcccccctctccctgctgccttctagggcctcgcagggcccattttagcatgtgctgtgtccatttttaatttttatttaaatggccgctaaaaacaaaatggccaccatgcatgctcaaatggcctctgcctggcctggcctagggcctcacagaggctatttgagcatgtgcagtggccattgtgttttcagcagccattttttaattttatgaaatggcacaccccttcaagtggcgcccggggcacgtgccctgcctgccccaccctagatgcGCCCCTGATCATCCTGTGGAGCAAGGTCAAATCCAGAGGGCTGACAGTTTCCTGGGACTCACCAGAGCAGAGGATTCACAGCCCCAACAGTACTGTCTGCCTCACTTTCTTCAGAGCATCCAAGGATAGCCAGAACTGCCTGGTGTACTCTACGTCTAAGCAGAGTGAACCCACTAAGAATACCTAGCTCACAGGCCATAGCTCAGAGCACAAGGTTCAGAATCTAGGTTCAGTCCTTGCCATCTCCAGGCAGAACATCCAAGAGCACAGCTAGGAAAGGCCTCTACTAAAGACACTGAAGATCCACGAACAATCAAAGTACATAGTACCAGGCTAGATCAGCCAGCCCTTGGGGCAGCTTCATAAGGGCCATTCCAAAACACTGGAGTGGGCACCAGTGTGGGGTTCGTGCTGCCAATACCATTTGAGAATGCAGCATATCATCAtgagccactgctgccccccagTAAGGTGGAGTGGGATACTCTAGGCCAACTGGATTCTTGGGACCATGGTTTAAGAGCTCTTCCAAGGTCTAGATTAGTCCAGCCCTGGCTCAGGCTCTAGATGAGCATTGGCATCACTGAACTGGAGTTCACATCTATGCATGTTAACTCTAATGCACCAAGCACTTAGTAAGCTTACTGAAGCTCCCTTTAAAGAACTGGTTGGGGCCTTTTGTCTCTACAGAACTCATTAGTAATAGTTTATCCAGAACAGAACCCCATTGCTTTTCTGAATGAAAAATGAACGTAAGCCAAGCAAGTTGGTTAGGGCCGCCTGGGGACTGCCAGCTGCCCATCCTCTCTTCAAAGGATACCATTCATCTGAAAGCAGAGGAGCACACTTCCACTACTGTCAACCCAACAGCCCCAACCCCAAGTCACCACCACTATCAATTTACTACAAGCTGGGTTACTGCTCCCAACAGAGCAGGCCTGCAGAACATGCAACCCATGAGCCAGACACAGCCAGTCCACCAGCCATGCACTGTGGACTGACAGGACATCCATTTCCATAatcccaggaaggaaggaaggcaccagAAGGTTTATCAGATTCCCGATAGGTTGCTGCACATGGATCACCAGACTCTGGTGTAAGCTGGCACAAGGATGTCCATGTCTCTTTTCAGGACTCATATCAGCAAGGACAGTCCCCAGCTTAAGTTTTCTTTCCTTTTAGCCAGGTTTATCCTCTTCATGACTGAAGAGCAGAGTCAGCATGAACTAGCCAATACTAGCCTATAAGTTCTGCATGACTTCAGTTTCACTTTGTAGACTGACTTATGCCTCCTTCCTAAGGAGCAACCTAGAGTACCCCTCCCCTACCATTGTATGAACAATTTGTCAGGATCAACTGCATGCCCTACAGCTTTGAAGGTTCTTCCCCAGAGATTTAAGTATTACTACCTATTTGGGCCAGGTGATGAAGATGCAGATGGGAACTGAGTAGCCCAGTACAAAACCAGAACCAAGTGCATtgctttaaaagctttttaagtTTAACTCTCATGAAGCTTTCAGGCTAGGCAGGCCATAGATTAAGTAATCTTCAAAACCATTTCCCAATATTGCACCATAGTCTAGAGCAAGGATAGgcaacttggctctccagctgttctcaGAAGATCTTCTTAAGGCATTAGTCTCAGGCACGCTAACTAGAAACTCACAAGCACTTATTTTCAAGTACGCATGCCTGCTTGCATTCATGTAGTAAACTACCTGGAAACAGATTACAGATAGTGTCAGAGAAGGAAACCAACAAGGAAGTAATAAAGGAGAGCACACTTCAGAAGTTACCTAAAGAGACAGGATGAAAGGAAACAAATCCTTCCATGGCTTAAAAGACTCAAGAACCAGAAAGTCTCCATCATTCAGTCAAAATACTCACTAGTAACAAGCGACACCAATAATTATCCAGCTAGCGCTCACACACCCAATCACTCACCTGCTTGGTGGATAAAGAGAAGACAATAAGCAAGCTTGTCTATCAAGGGATGTTTTATACTTCCCACAGCTCATATGTCAATCAAAGGCAAAAGAGCACAGCTGATTGCAATTGTGGTTAACACAGGGCACCTgatgggatgtgcatgaaaagaGAAACCCCATTCATTGCTGTTTTAAAGTTGAGAAAGTGTAAGGAGAGTCAGGGGAGCTTCCTCAGTGCAAGCTGGCTTATGCTATCTACAGTTTTTCAGGATCAGGCAACTCATCTCATATTTGCTCGAGAGTTTTCTGATTGGACAATGAAATCTTTCCTGGAATGGGAACACtgggataagaacataaaaagctgTTATGGCTGTTCCAGGATCAGGCAAGCAAATGATTAAGTGAGGGCCTTTCAGAGTGGAATGAAGATGCTGGCAGGGTAAATGTTTATTGCTACTAAACATAGTAGGCAGCATGCAGACTAAGCTAGTCatgagtcatgactaagtcccattgaaattagtgggatttaagccagtcatgattaacttgtctcattggttGCAATGGTATTTAGTCATGATAAGGTAATCTGGAAGCTGCCCATTGTTTGCTCAGATGTAAGCCCCACTGAGACTGATGAATGCAAAAGCCACAACCCTGTCACACTCAGGAGAGTATGTAATGGTTTCTATATCTGGTGCTGCCACCATTTATCTTCAGCACTAGTCCCCTCTTATAATagactagtaactttaagcccattacattaacgggcgctagtagacctttggggccagctaacttTCTCTCTTCTCCCGCCCCCCCATCTCCGTCACATTCAGTTCTTTGCTGATCCCTCCTTTGCGGGGCTCAGGGTCTGGggccaaggagcccagtgcaATCTGTGCCAGCGACGATGACGGGAAAGGAACTCACTAATGTTTGGGGTTGCCATAAGGAATATCAAACTTACAAAACAGCATGGGAAAGCTTCCTCCCACACACCCACCAGACTCTCCCTACCTTGAGATGCATGGCACCTTCACAGAATCACCTTTGCAGCCTGTGTTGATTAACTCAGGAAAGGCACCACCAGCCCCTGGTTTTCTCAAAGACACCACTGTGTTTCCGAATCCCCGTTTTACTTTTAATCATGCACAGAGAGGGCTGAAGACTCTCCCACCCAGTTCTCACTCTTTAACCACCTGAACTGCACTCAGCCTACCGTGACCACGTGCAGCCCGAAACAGGACGCGGCACCTGGGCTCGCCGCGAGTTGGGGCCTGGAGGAGGCCCAGCAGAGGTTGACTGGCCGTGGGGTGGGGCCTCAGAAGACCCGGCGCAGGTCGACCACAGCTGGCGGCATGCAGGCGCTCCTCCGTGGCCTGGGCCACCCACCGATGCGGCGGGAGGGCTCCAAAGCCCAATCCTCTCCTTGGGTGGCCCCGGCCGTTGTTGTGGCCGGCGGGGctgagtgcggccgccgccgccagcgggcccagtcccccgttgcggcagccgccgccagcgggctcaGTCCCCGCgctgtggccgccgccgccagcggcgCCAGTCCTTCCGCCACGgccaccagcgggcccagtccccccaCCGCGGCCGGCGCCGCCAGCGGGCCTAGTctccctgccgccgccactgccagcGGGCCTAATctccccgccgcggccgccagcgggctcaGTCTCGCCGCCGGGGCCACCACCGcccctctcttttctccccgcctctggTGTCTTTtctccccgccgccgctgcctcgtATGTTCCAgtggcagggccggtcccgccgctgccgcctctgccctccccgtagcccGTTCTTCGGCCGTCTCTGCCCTCCTCAACATGGccaccgtgtctctgcggccgtatctttctcggatgttctgggcatgcgctccgcgcatgcccagaatagccgagaaagacacgggcgcacacctaagcattttattatagaggatactgTACTTGATAGTGGGGAAAGGGTTTAGGCATGGGCTATTACTCCAATAGAAGAagtccaaatattttaaaaataaagaggatTTATTGTTTAaccaagaaaaagaaatgaaacagAATGTGATCCTTTCAGAGAAACACATATTTCAAAGCATGACCAGTTAGAGTTTACTATCTTGCAGTTTGGGTCCCTTCCTGCCAGCTTCTTCCTTAGCAGTTAACATCCAACTGACTCTACTTCCAAGGTTCTGAGCTCCATGGAACTCTCCCTATCAGTCTCAGGGCTTAGCAACAGTTGCCATGTTCACCTCACTAACCCCCAGACCAAGCAGCAGATACAAACATAAGCCATTGTTGTTAACCAGTGAGTTCTTTGGGTTTACCTATAAGAAAACACACATGGGATCCACTGTTTCTTCCTAATATGGACAGCAGCGTCAGCATCATGTGATCAGAAGAACGACAATTAGCAGTTGATGGGCATGAATCCACAACTTGCTGGACAGCAACTTCATGGAGTCTAATAGATCAAGTCTGGAATAAATGGGTAGTGCAAGCAGTCTTTCCTCTGTCTGGCAGCGCTTCAGTTATCCCTTCGAAGTATGCCATCTCTGATATGCACCACACTAAAGAACACTTTgatcactgcagctgaggatgaagGGAGTCATAGTCCAATGACACCGGGGCACCCAAGTCTATGAACCCCTAacagtgggtgtgggtgtggtgatttcatgtgttttcatggtgtgttttaatgctgtgttgtgtgagcaacccagagaacaatttgttatggggcaggtaACAAATATTGCttattatttactactactactactactactactactactacactactCATTGGCATGTAACATTCAGTTCTTCCTCCACTATTTGGTAAGACCTTCGTTTTCAGCTTTGCAGACATCATGGCAGTAAAGCAGATATCTCAGTGTACAAACACAGTTCGCTCCTGAATCTCATCTTATTCTCAGATGATGAGGACAGACCAAAGGAGGTGATCATCACCTTTCTTGAGAGTTCCAGCTTGCTAATGCTATTCATTTTGTATGTCTTCTTCCTGCTCACTGCATTGCAGCTGGTAACTCTGTTGTACAACAGTTGAtaagagatcatattacattCCTTCTTGTCCCATAATGGTGGCAAATGAATGACTTGGAGAAATACGCTGCAGCCAGCAACATATTCCAGCAGTGTGCCAGACCATGACAGATACCTTGTGACCTGGGCTGCATATAGAGGTGTGCAGGATACTGCTAGGGGATTGGCCCATTTCAAAACTATGATTCTATCATTCCAGTAAGGAAACTCTACCCGACTCTGCATATGAGGCATTAGTCCCAGGGCATGACCTGATAGCATATGACACAGCCACCTtgcttgctgaagctaaacaagtCTAGTTCTGGCTgttgcctggatgggtgaccacctgcCAACCCCTTGCATGCTGCCTCGAATTCCAAGATGGATGGAAGGCAGGTCAgaattgtaataaaataaataaaatcagtgtTGGCTTTCGATATAGGAAGCCCAGGCTCAGATCCATACTCAGCTTTGAAACTCAGCGGGTGACATTAGGCAAGTGTccgactcctgctaactgaacaaggaGGCCACTTTTGAAGGTATggctctctttatatttagccaGGGTAGCAAATACCTCTTTCAATTTAGCATAGCATCtgcccagtgactgttgctggtgtctcccttgtgtttcttattAAATCATGAGCCAACAGgcaaccatcttctcattcctctgGCTATGCGAACCACTTTGGAAACGGTTTCAGTTTTGTTGCCAAGCCACAGAGCAGCAATAACAACCTCTCAGCCCAAACAAGGTGAGCTCTCAAGTCTCACAAAAACAGATGGGGAGGTAAACCTGCTGTGTCTGGcctgctctcctgcagctggccTGGAGGCTCACAGGATGGAAT
Above is a window of Hemicordylus capensis ecotype Gifberg chromosome 2, rHemCap1.1.pri, whole genome shotgun sequence DNA encoding:
- the LOC128344470 gene encoding uncharacterized protein LOC128344470, which gives rise to MDNLMFWDSLGRDDSRAIQGDVEKKMSSKFRITLLPSEKILLRDWVGGYLALRPIGRCQSHPILPVQYSEHSSLQFEVFHRDNKVAFRACNGLFLARVYRNFHTIEAAKHSADDSCYFQPVIGDLISPSFEILSVTLSDPSNVNCYRCLLKKETYINRSEIPQSHIFTMTWETQVADRVFWNSLWGVGVATSHQFKIMDMTAILEYSQDNERAVTVVRSIYETCTKQVVVPPKMKATAHLVANKRNATAMHFTAIIRKVMSNGHVINMHQRGAWSGLIYLDVHLEITIEEQLGESCIAM